The proteins below come from a single Streptomyces sp. B3I8 genomic window:
- a CDS encoding DUF305 domain-containing protein: MAISLVRRVTVMATCTATLVLTGGAAAWSAPGVTVVAAPHGGPTPPGGDTGGGAAMPADPMAYELGRILASLDVEQLETTFLAQLVAHHRAVVDMAKLEVERGADTAVRDRARTMVTDQEKQADQGAKWLRDWYGMTPEQATRKAPAGARKAMTALREGMTRMVEDLRGVDKGKNFDTEFARRMVSLDSAAAVEFPAAQVRATHPELRAAAASGMTSQLAGITELIGWLTGQVADAQERGTLPAPATRMPRGTAHAGAGGTQASAALPAVAGAALLACGAGLGLTLARRRRAAAVRRG, translated from the coding sequence GTGGCGATATCCCTTGTCCGGCGCGTCACGGTGATGGCGACGTGTACGGCGACCCTGGTTCTCACGGGCGGTGCGGCGGCGTGGAGCGCGCCCGGCGTCACCGTCGTCGCGGCCCCGCACGGCGGCCCGACCCCGCCCGGTGGTGACACCGGGGGCGGCGCGGCGATGCCGGCCGACCCCATGGCCTACGAACTCGGCCGCATCCTGGCGTCCCTGGACGTGGAGCAGCTCGAGACGACGTTCCTCGCCCAGCTCGTCGCCCACCATCGGGCTGTCGTCGACATGGCGAAGCTGGAGGTCGAGCGCGGTGCCGACACCGCCGTCCGGGACCGGGCCAGGACCATGGTCACCGACCAGGAGAAGCAGGCCGACCAGGGCGCGAAGTGGCTGCGTGACTGGTACGGCATGACGCCGGAACAGGCCACGCGGAAGGCGCCGGCCGGGGCCCGCAAGGCGATGACCGCCCTGCGGGAGGGCATGACACGGATGGTGGAGGACCTGCGCGGGGTCGACAAGGGCAAGAACTTCGACACCGAGTTCGCGCGCCGGATGGTGTCCCTGGACTCCGCCGCCGCCGTCGAGTTCCCCGCAGCGCAGGTGCGCGCCACGCACCCGGAGCTGCGCGCGGCGGCAGCCTCCGGCATGACCTCCCAGCTCGCCGGGATCACGGAACTGATCGGCTGGCTGACCGGTCAGGTCGCCGACGCCCAGGAGCGGGGAACGCTGCCCGCGCCGGCGACGCGGATGCCCCGGGGGACGGCACACGCCGGGGCCGGTGGCACCCAGGCGTCGGCCGCCCTGCCCGCGGTGGCCGGCGCCGCGCTGCTCGCGTGCGGCG